Genomic DNA from Theobroma cacao cultivar B97-61/B2 chromosome 3, Criollo_cocoa_genome_V2, whole genome shotgun sequence:
cagcattttttcgagcataagggtaaaatagtcattttgtcgcccaagggcaaaattgtaattttacaccacccaacacttgtccagcacatggattttaccaaatattatcatggataattgaggaaatttaagtggtggagagagattgcttaatggctaagtatgacacatggaccaatggaatggtgacatgttgtaaatttatatccatttatttttttggcttaaaaatcagtataaaatcagcccatttctcttcatatggccggccaaaggaagaacaaacgaagaaaagaagaacaaaaaccctaggtggaaaaattcaagggaaaagtgtgaaaattcaaggaaacaagtgaaaaaaggtaagatttttcaattctagcttgtgatctacctttcccatacattctttagcattttctatggttgaatcacatggtttcatgataggtCTCTTACTggccggacatggggggaggagttttgatgcttgatttggttagatttttagttattttactgtttttagttagttcacgatgtgtagcatgaaaaaccaataagaaaaattcattttctcccatcacccatcattggtcgaattctccatgtggaatattgatgatgtcatgacccggaacctccctcgggcccatgacaaccctCATCACGTCTCGAtttacactcattacccggaatgccaatcgacaCCCCACAACgcttacgtatcagtttcttgcctttcctgtgagtaatcgttgttaaacattccgttttaaacaattaccagtcgtttccggctcaagtaaatcaaaagacaaaattactttttttttaaaaggatttgtagacaaatattactattcaaaatattgattaaaatatagcatttttatataaaacaatatttatagaaacacgtgtaaaaaTCCTTTGTAAcatggaagtaaaataaattcatacatacaataatttacaaagttataatgtactataataattacaatgacaagtggcccgtaaatacaccaagtgttggtgatagtaacctactatttgtgagatagaggggtcaactggaatcctcgacaaaatcgggtatctacaagctaccactggcctgaaatatttggaaatgaggtgggtgagattttgcaatcccaatgagtaaacagacattatcataaatatcaaaaggtgagtaaaatggaggcaagtttaaacaacaaatcacaaaccatttcataaggttttcaatttatttcttaaaccataaatatttgtaatttaccaaaacagttgttaaggcttatgacttttattaaaaacagggctcaagccaaaaactagtcctcggggataccttggtcgaggcatctaaccaagtccgccaaggttgttaagatatttacatgttaaacacatgttaattttgaaaatgaaccGTTCCtaggcgttggccgagttacacattcacgtgggggttcgacgtgaagtgagttctaatactaccccgagagttaccctcctcgcctctacatccggagtaactatataaccgggtttaccgtgcccctctcataggcaatccatggaaacccgtcactgcagtgactaaacccaccaattttaataaaatttcgataatataacgtggcttttatttatttaccaagcctgcatagtaaaagacggcttacataaattcccaatacaattataaaatattgccatatatactcatatataataagtcattcataggaaaatatatttttcaagacaattggcaacctccaattactcaatttcatgattaaaagttttttatttcagataatcaacacaatgaatttatttggcacatttatttctaaaacatcaaaagtctcattttaatctcatttttgtttcataaaatacataaagatcatttaaaaataaactctagataatttacaataataataggtttactcaacgtttgtacaaattaaatgctttctaggtgccccgatcactgttcgtcgagtacgacttccttgcctttaccggaaggctctcctcctagacacattgcaaaaattacacaattcaccacattgatgctaaatcactatataattgacttaaatcctatactaatgcatggtatgaaatgcaatagcctaaaacggcttaaacgcggtattaacctatttttggcactttaccNNNNNNNNNNNNNNNNNNNNNNNNNNNNNNNNNNNNNNNNNNNNNNNNNNNNNNNNNNNNNNNNNNNNNNNNNNNNNNNNNNNNNNNNNNNNNNNNNNNNNNNNNNNNNNNNNNNNNNNNNNNNNNNNNNNNNNNNNNNNNNNNNNNNNNNNNNNNNNNNNNNNNNNNNNNNNNNNNNNNNNNNNNNNNNNNNNNNNNNNNNNNNNNNNNNNNNNNNNNNNNNNNNNNNNNNNNNNNNNNNNNNNNNNNNNNNNNNNNNNNNNNNNNNNNNNNNNNNNNNNNNNNNNNNNNNNNNNNNNNNNNNNNNNNNNNNNNNNNNNNNNNNNNNNNNNNNNNNNNNNNNNNNNNNNNNNNNNNNNNNNNNNNNNNNNNNNNNNNNNNNNNNNNNNNNNNNNNNNNNNNNNNNNNNNNNNNNNNNNNNNNNNNNNNNNNNNNNNNNNNNNNNNNNNNNNNNNNNNNNNNNNNNNNNNNNNNNNNNNNNNNNNNNNNNNNNNNNNNNNNNNNNNNNNNNNNNNNNNNNNNNNNNNNNNNNNNNNNNNNNNNNNNNNNNNNNNNNNNNNNNNNNNNNNNNNNNNNNNNNNNNNNNNNNNNNNNNNNNNNNNNNNNNNNNNNNNNNNNNNNNNNNNNNNNNNNNNNNNNNNNNNNNNNNNNNNNNNNNNNNNNNNNNNNNNNNNNNNNNNNNNNNNNNNNNNNNNNNNNNNNNNNNNNNNNNNNNNNNNNNNNNNNNNNNNNNNNNNNNNNNNNNNNNNNNNNNNNNNNNNNNNNNNNNNNNNNNNNNNNNNNNNNNNNNNNNNNNNNNNNNNNNNNNNNNNNNNNNtatatatatatatatatatatatatatatatatatgtatgtatctATATGAATGACATTAGATATTATTTGTATGCTTGAAAACATGTTATCTAGAATTAAGGTGCCAACATCTCTTAAGGAATGCCATGCATACATTATGCATTTTAGTTTAAAAGGAATTTTATACTATGAGATACATAATGAATATAGGAAAATAAATCACATCTAGACAAGATGGTAATATGGACTTAGTTATATACTAAAAGCGTTTAGTTGGAAACATAACCAAGCCCTTAATTTGAGTTAGGATACTCTAAATATGCATCTAGAAAATTTGGTAAAAAGTCAATCAAAaccctaagtataaaaatattgagtgGGAAAGGATGCTAGTAATCCTAGAGTCCACGGTCTCCATTGTTGGCCCATTGGCATCTGAAACATGTCACTCCCTATAGGCGGACATGATCTAGATCATGACGGACTGGGTTACCGAAAAGATAAATCCTTTTAGGTGGATTATGAAGTGAGACCTCCCATAGAGGCTCACTAAGTAAGGAgcttaaaagaaagaaacaatgGTTGTTACACTCAATATGAATTTACTATTAACTTGCCTACAGTAGCTCTGTTAGTAAACTTCGTGGACCAAATGAAGGCGCTCCTTAACCATGTTAAGTATGAAGATACTAGGCAACATAGTTAAGTGGGAGGGTCCCAGTTTGCTTGGTAGTAAATTCTACAAGCCCATAGTCAGTTAATTTATTACAGAAAGGTAGATAACTGTCGaactaataatataatttatacggttttatatattgtcatcatgcatacatgcatcatgaaatgttcaaagtcTATGAATAACTAGTATGCTTACATAATTTCAAAAGTATTTTTAGTAACATATTTGCATCATAAATATGAATCCACTTTCAATTTTGCTGAACAAATGCACTTTGAATGGTGATAACTACTCtgaatggaaaaagaaatctTAATATTGTCCTTAATTATGACAAGATCACATGGGTTCTTTCTGACCATGAGCCTGAAACACTGACTCCCCAATCAATTCCATAAGATATTGAATATCATAAGAAGTGGCATGATGCAAACGAGCTAGCTAAATGTTATATACTGGCCTCTATGAACAATTTATTGCAAAAGCAGCATGAAGGCATGGGTAATGTTGCTGACGTAATGTTGCACCTACATGAGATGTTTGGTATGAACACTACATCTGCTAAGGTGAAAGCAATCAATGCTTTTAAGGACATTAAACAGAAACGTAGGGAGCCAGTTagagattacatgttgaaagTGATCTCTTGTCTCAATGAGGCAAAACTAAATGGTGCTGAGGTAGATGCGGAAACGCAAATATCAATGATGGTTCATAACTTGAATTCGTCATTTTCACAGTTCAAATTGGATTATGAACTGCACACTAGAGATTACACCCTAAGTGGGCTAATGAATGATCT
This window encodes:
- the LOC108661150 gene encoding uncharacterized protein LOC108661150; protein product: MGNVADVMLHLHEMFGMNTTSAKVKAINAFKDIKQKRREPVRDYMLKVISCLNEAKLNGAEVDAETQISMMVHNLNSSFSQFKLDYELHTRDYTLSGLMNDLQNVEEVLDLKKKPEAHAISTSKAKPKGKKKIVGNKKISKGLVGAKKSP